The genome window TGGATCATTAATAGGTTGTACGTATTTAGGACCATTAACATGTGATTCTAATAATTTGGCAACAAATTTGATTGTATATATAGGACCATTTGTATACTAAGGAGGAAGTAGGGTTGATATTAAACTGCAATAGATAAAGttgttcaaaaaataaattatataaattttgcaaattgaattaaatcaaaacacaataatatTAACAATGCAGTTATTTAgagagtcttgtttagggagagatttttaatattaatttataagTGTAGGTGTTCgacaaatcatattaataatatgtttttttagtaatatagtattctTTGTCATTTGCTTTATCGTTAACATGGTTCACAACTATTAGCTTCCGCATAACGTCCAGTCGATTTCGAACCCTAAAAGTACAATGCTAATAAAGATTAGTCGAGCCCCAGATAAAATTACAAGAAATCAAACGAAATCAAATAGAAAAATCGaatttatatcttctttttttttttgaataatttttatagCTCAATTAGTTGACTAtctgattttcactttttttaatttatttttcttctaatctaTTAGCATTTAAATTTACCCACAACCATTGCTTCCACAAATTTATTGGCCTTACAAAATTTTATCTCTTTTGGATTTACTCTAATTTCATTGCCTATAAATACATCCATTTTGCTACTGTTCGTTCACAACTCAAAATTGCAATCTTTTTTACACATTCAAAGAGACTATGGCTCGTTCCATTTACTTCATGGCATTTCTTGTCTTGGCAATGACACTCTTTGTTGCCCATGGtttgtttttatcttttattcctctaaaacctcaaaaaaaatataatttgtagtATTACTATAAATACACAAAAACTTAAAATAGTGTTTGCATTAACCATTTTTGTTCACTCTTTCAaagaatttgtttgattgataagcATTTTCAAGTATGTGATCTTCTCTTTTACAAACTTATAGTCTTGCAGCTAATTAATCTTGATGATACTTTTAAGTAATGCCTATTTAGGAACAGTGAGTTGATTCACACTTTAAAGTTGTTTGTATATATTTGATTCGATCAGTAGCGGACCcagacttttggttaagggtgttcatattttcCCTTGGGCAAAGaaccgtttaaaaaaaaaaaagaaaaaaaaaaacactgtTGCACCTGCCAAGGTTCAAACCTGGGTTGTTGATGTagaaatgcacactcttgaccactggaCTATGTTTCTCAAGCTTATCAAGGAtgtgcaacaacatgtatataaccataaatatctatatactCGAAAAAAAATTCGATAAAGgttgttcatctgaccacccttcgtcGACTGTGGCTCAGCCACTAGATTCGATTACGTGTCTTTCTTTTCTAACATTTGTAACAACTTATGAATTATTGTAGGGGTGAAAGGTCAGAACATTTGCAAAACAACAAGCAAATATTTCAAAGGATTATGTATTACTGACTCTTCATGTAGAAAAGTTTGTATCGAGAAGGATAAATTTGAAGATGGTCATTGTAGCAAACTTCAAAGGAAGTGCCTATGCACTAAGCTATGTGCATTTGACAATATTCCTAATGATGCTGGAGCTATTTTGGTTCAGGATGTTAAAACTCTCGAAGCAGAATTGCTTGAAGAAGAGATTTTTAGGGCGTAACTAAGTCTGATTATGGATTTAGTGtcacacaaaattaaataaagtgtTGCCTTTCATAAAAGGTAACTTATAATGTTGTGT of Capsicum annuum cultivar UCD-10X-F1 unplaced genomic scaffold, UCD10Xv1.1 ctg26040, whole genome shotgun sequence contains these proteins:
- the LOC124890846 gene encoding flower-specific defensin-like, with product MARSIYFMAFLVLAMTLFVAHGVKGQNICKTTSKYFKGLCITDSSCRKVCIEKDKFEDGHCSKLQRKCLCTKLCAFDNIPNDAGAILVQDVKTLEAELLEEEIFRA